The Streptomyces luteogriseus genome includes a window with the following:
- a CDS encoding protein kinase domain-containing protein, which produces MRPLDVDEPTVVGPYRLLGRLGSGGMGRVYLGRSPGGRTVAVKIVHPHFALDEEFRARFRREVDAARRVGGAWTAPVLDADPGARVPWVATAYAAGPSLSAAVADGGPLPAPTVRALGAGLAEALAAVHELGLVHRDVKPSNVLLTLDGPLLIDFGIARATDGTASLTSTGVSIGSPGYMSPEQILGKGVTGAADVFSLGAVLAYAATGRPPFPGDSSAALLYKVVHEEPELGLLDDELRGLTAECLAKDPAARPTPAQLARRLAPEGAARLVAGGWLPGTLVEQVSRSAVHLLNLEATGAGAAAGAGGGAGGPSGPVGFSSPSVGGPEAAGSGGIGVFGPPPVMPSPGVLPPGAMPSAVTSSEATSSEEAPPPAMQPPAMPPTPHVAAVPEPRDGDHPQDTAPASGRRPGRVTVSVAATSTPEGEDGGRVRRLSCSVALAVAGAMAAVTIGSVFVFDLLPDRGGGQNDADSSSGSDSPPAASASSGPSAGAVPAAYLGTWEGQGVALDGRLPLGTFRITVERAAVGQELGKLRQTDPVGGVCVDVLTLKQVTKNELVATSVGAKSNHSGCNPAKTTVHLKPVGDDLRYRSESQESGRPEARMSRVG; this is translated from the coding sequence ATGCGGCCGCTCGACGTCGACGAACCCACCGTCGTGGGGCCCTACCGGCTGCTCGGCAGGCTGGGCTCCGGCGGCATGGGCCGGGTCTACCTGGGCCGCAGCCCCGGTGGCCGCACGGTCGCCGTGAAGATCGTGCATCCGCACTTCGCGCTGGACGAGGAGTTCCGGGCGCGTTTCCGGCGTGAGGTCGACGCCGCGCGCCGGGTGGGCGGTGCCTGGACGGCGCCGGTCCTGGACGCGGACCCGGGCGCGCGGGTGCCCTGGGTGGCCACCGCGTACGCCGCGGGTCCCTCCCTGTCGGCCGCGGTCGCCGACGGGGGGCCCCTGCCGGCCCCGACCGTACGGGCCCTGGGCGCGGGACTCGCCGAGGCGCTGGCGGCGGTGCACGAGCTGGGCCTGGTGCACCGGGACGTGAAACCGTCGAACGTCCTGCTGACCCTCGACGGCCCCCTGCTGATCGACTTCGGCATCGCCCGGGCCACGGACGGCACCGCGTCCCTCACCTCCACCGGCGTGTCCATCGGCTCACCCGGCTACATGTCACCCGAGCAGATCCTCGGCAAGGGCGTCACGGGCGCCGCCGACGTCTTCTCGCTGGGCGCGGTCCTCGCCTACGCGGCGACCGGCCGGCCCCCCTTCCCCGGCGACTCCTCCGCCGCCCTCCTCTACAAGGTCGTCCACGAGGAGCCGGAACTAGGCCTGCTGGACGACGAGTTGCGGGGCCTCACGGCGGAGTGCCTCGCCAAGGACCCGGCGGCGCGGCCCACCCCGGCTCAGCTGGCCCGCCGACTGGCCCCCGAGGGCGCGGCCCGGCTCGTGGCCGGCGGATGGCTGCCGGGGACGCTGGTGGAACAGGTGAGCCGCAGTGCCGTGCACCTGCTGAACCTGGAGGCGACGGGAGCCGGGGCGGCGGCCGGGGCCGGGGGAGGGGCCGGGGGGCCTTCCGGGCCGGTCGGTTTCAGCAGCCCCTCGGTGGGCGGGCCGGAAGCGGCCGGGAGCGGCGGGATCGGGGTGTTCGGTCCGCCGCCGGTGATGCCATCGCCCGGGGTGCTGCCGCCCGGGGCGATGCCGTCTGCGGTGACCTCTTCCGAGGCGACCTCTTCCGAGGAGGCCCCGCCCCCGGCGATGCAACCCCCGGCGATGCCACCCACTCCCCACGTCGCCGCCGTTCCCGAGCCCCGGGACGGCGACCACCCGCAGGACACCGCCCCGGCCTCCGGCCGGCGCCCCGGCAGGGTCACCGTCTCCGTCGCGGCGACGTCCACGCCGGAGGGCGAGGACGGCGGCCGGGTGCGCAGGCTGAGCTGCTCCGTGGCGCTGGCGGTCGCGGGAGCGATGGCGGCCGTGACGATCGGGTCGGTGTTCGTGTTCGACCTGCTGCCGGACCGGGGCGGCGGCCAGAACGACGCGGACTCCTCCAGCGGTTCCGACTCGCCCCCGGCGGCCAGCGCGAGCTCCGGCCCCTCCGCCGGCGCGGTGCCCGCCGCGTACCTCGGCACCTGGGAGGGCCAAGGCGTCGCCCTCGACGGCAGACTGCCCCTCGGCACGTTCCGCATCACGGTAGAACGGGCCGCCGTCGGCCAGGAGTTGGGCAAGCTCCGTCAGACCGACCCGGTCGGCGGCGTCTGCGTCGACGTACTCACCCTGAAGCAGGTCACGAAGAACGAGCTCGTCGCGACGTCGGTCGGCGCGAAGAGCAATCACAGCGGCTGCAACCCCGCGAAGACGACCGTCCACCTCAAGCCGGTGGGCGACGACCTCCGGTACCGGTCGGAGAGCCAGGAGTCGGGTCGGCCGGAGGCCCGGATGTCGAGGGTGGGGTAG
- a CDS encoding menaquinone biosynthetic enzyme MqnA/MqnD family protein: protein MDNPRTRPRVGHIQFLNCLPLYWGLARTGTLLDFELSKDTPEKLSEKLVQGELDIGPITLVEFLRHADDLVAFPDIAVGCDGPVMSCVIVSQVPLDRLDGARVALGSTSRTSVRLAQLLLAERYGVRPDYYTCPPDLSLMMQEADAAVLIGDAALRANMLDGPRFGLAVHDLGALWKEWTGLPFVFAVWAARRDYLEREPVITRRVHEAFLDSRNLSLEEVGKVAEQAARWEAFDEETLARYFTTLDFRFGGPQLAAVAEFARRVGPTTGFPADVKVDLLQP, encoded by the coding sequence GTGGACAATCCTCGCACCCGGCCGCGCGTCGGCCACATCCAGTTCCTGAACTGCCTGCCCCTGTACTGGGGGCTCGCGAGAACGGGCACGCTCCTCGACTTCGAGCTCTCCAAGGACACCCCGGAGAAGCTCAGCGAGAAGCTGGTGCAGGGCGAACTCGACATCGGTCCGATCACCCTCGTCGAGTTCCTCCGGCACGCCGACGACCTGGTCGCCTTCCCCGACATCGCCGTCGGCTGCGACGGCCCGGTCATGTCCTGCGTGATCGTCTCGCAGGTCCCCCTGGACCGGCTGGACGGCGCCCGCGTCGCCCTCGGGTCGACCTCCCGCACCTCGGTGCGCCTGGCCCAGCTGCTCCTCGCCGAGCGCTACGGCGTCCGGCCCGACTACTACACCTGCCCGCCCGACCTGAGCCTGATGATGCAGGAGGCCGACGCCGCCGTCCTCATCGGCGACGCCGCGCTGCGCGCCAACATGCTCGACGGGCCGCGCTTCGGCCTGGCCGTGCACGACCTGGGCGCGCTGTGGAAGGAGTGGACGGGCCTGCCGTTCGTCTTCGCGGTCTGGGCGGCCCGCCGCGACTACCTGGAGCGCGAGCCGGTCATCACGCGCCGGGTGCACGAGGCCTTCCTCGACTCCCGCAACCTCTCCCTTGAGGAGGTCGGCAAGGTCGCCGAGCAGGCCGCCCGCTGGGAGGCCTTCGACGAGGAGACCCTCGCCCGCTACTTCACGACCCTCGACTTCCGCTTCGGCGGCCCGCAGCTGGCGGCGGTCGCCGAGTTCGCACGCAGGGTCGGCCCGACGACCGGCTTCCCGGCGGACGTGAAGGTGGACCTGCTCCAGCCGTGA
- a CDS encoding cold-shock protein encodes MATGTVKWFNAEKGFGFIAQEGGGPDVFVHYSAINATGFRSLEENQQVSFDVTQGPKGPQAENVTPV; translated from the coding sequence ATGGCTACCGGAACCGTTAAGTGGTTCAACGCCGAAAAGGGCTTTGGTTTCATCGCCCAAGAGGGCGGCGGCCCCGACGTCTTCGTCCACTACTCCGCGATCAATGCGACCGGCTTCCGGTCCCTCGAGGAGAACCAGCAGGTGTCTTTCGACGTCACGCAGGGTCCGAAGGGCCCGCAGGCTGAGAACGTCACGCCGGTCTGA
- a CDS encoding class I SAM-dependent methyltransferase: MDDAPDFVTETRVFYDAVAEEYAVRFGDLRPGTPLDRGVLHGFAQLVGQGGEVADLGCGPGRVTAYLASQGLSVFGLDVSESMLAIARRENPGLRFVRGSMQEPDLPDGSLDGVVSWYSIIHTPEEHLPALFTVFHRVLRPGGHLLLGFQCGDEPRRYEEAFGHQVSLTFRRRRPERIAALLSGAGFTVRATTVREPDEAQGEPVAQASIVARKPGK; the protein is encoded by the coding sequence GTGGACGACGCCCCCGACTTCGTGACCGAGACCCGTGTGTTCTACGACGCCGTCGCCGAGGAGTACGCCGTCCGGTTCGGTGACCTGCGCCCGGGGACGCCGCTGGACCGGGGCGTGCTCCATGGGTTCGCGCAGCTCGTGGGCCAGGGGGGCGAGGTCGCCGACCTGGGGTGCGGGCCGGGGCGGGTCACGGCGTACCTGGCGTCCCAGGGACTGTCGGTGTTCGGGCTCGACGTGTCGGAGTCGATGCTCGCGATCGCCCGCCGCGAGAACCCGGGCCTGCGGTTCGTGCGGGGCTCGATGCAGGAGCCGGACCTGCCGGACGGCTCGCTCGACGGTGTCGTGTCCTGGTACTCGATCATCCACACACCCGAGGAGCACCTGCCCGCCCTCTTCACCGTCTTCCACCGCGTCCTGCGCCCCGGCGGCCATCTGCTGCTCGGCTTCCAGTGCGGGGACGAGCCCCGCCGCTACGAGGAGGCCTTCGGGCACCAGGTGTCCCTGACGTTCCGCCGGCGCCGGCCGGAGCGCATCGCCGCCCTGCTGAGCGGCGCCGGATTCACCGTCCGCGCCACGACGGTACGAGAGCCCGACGAGGCGCAGGGCGAGCCGGTCGCCCAGGCGAGCATCGTGGCCCGCAAGCCCGGGAAGTAG
- the kstD gene encoding 3-oxosteroid 1-dehydrogenase has product MTTRTDTAGTAGAPTRRRVLAGAAGAGLAVATGVQQGARAADLPPLGTYDVVVVGSGAAGMTAALTAARQGLSCVVVEKAPTFGGSAARSGAGIWIPNNPVLLAAGVPDTPAKAAAYLAAVVGPDVPADRQRAFLAHGPATISFVMANSPLRFRWMEGYSDYYPELPGGLPGGRSIEPDQIDGNLLGAELAHLNPPYMDVPAGMVVFSADYKWVALAAVNARGAAVAAQCLARGVKAAALGQKPLTMGQALAAGLRAGLRSAGVPVWLNSPLTDLHVENGTVTGAVVSRDGAPGLVRARRGVIVGSGGFEHNAAMRERFQRQPIGTDWTVGAKENTGDGIRAGERLGAALDLMEDAWWGPAIPIPGQPYFCLAERTLPGGLLVNGSGRRFVNEAAPYSDVVHTMYDVQDTDPAIPCWLIVDQNYRNRYLFKDVLPALPFPGTWYDSGAAHKEWTLDALAASIGVPAAALRTSVNRFNAQARRGEDPDFHRGDSAYDHYYTDPSVLPNSCLAPLWLPPYHAFRIVPGDLGTKGGLRTDARARVLREDGSVIPGLYAAGNASAAVMGHSYAGAGSTIGPAMTFGYIAARDIAGVL; this is encoded by the coding sequence ACCCCCGCTCGGCACGTACGACGTCGTCGTCGTCGGCTCCGGGGCCGCCGGCATGACCGCCGCACTGACGGCCGCACGGCAGGGCCTGAGCTGCGTCGTCGTGGAGAAGGCACCGACCTTCGGCGGCTCGGCCGCCCGCTCCGGCGCCGGGATCTGGATCCCCAACAACCCGGTGCTCCTCGCGGCCGGCGTCCCGGACACCCCCGCGAAGGCCGCCGCCTACCTCGCCGCGGTCGTCGGCCCGGACGTCCCCGCCGACCGGCAGCGTGCCTTCCTCGCCCACGGCCCGGCGACGATCTCCTTCGTCATGGCGAACAGCCCGCTCCGCTTCCGCTGGATGGAGGGCTACAGCGACTACTACCCCGAGCTCCCCGGCGGCCTGCCGGGCGGCCGCTCCATCGAGCCGGACCAGATCGACGGCAACCTCCTGGGCGCCGAGCTGGCGCACCTGAACCCGCCGTACATGGACGTCCCCGCCGGCATGGTCGTCTTCAGCGCCGACTACAAGTGGGTCGCCCTGGCCGCCGTCAACGCCCGGGGCGCGGCCGTCGCCGCCCAGTGCCTCGCCCGCGGCGTGAAGGCGGCGGCACTCGGCCAGAAACCCCTGACGATGGGCCAGGCGCTCGCGGCGGGCCTGCGCGCGGGCCTGCGATCGGCCGGGGTCCCGGTCTGGCTGAACTCGCCCCTGACCGACCTGCACGTCGAGAACGGCACGGTCACCGGAGCCGTGGTCTCCCGCGACGGCGCCCCGGGCCTGGTCCGCGCCCGCCGGGGCGTGATCGTCGGCTCGGGCGGCTTCGAGCACAACGCCGCGATGCGGGAACGCTTCCAGCGCCAGCCCATCGGCACGGACTGGACCGTCGGGGCGAAGGAGAACACCGGCGACGGCATCCGGGCGGGGGAGCGGCTGGGCGCGGCGCTCGACCTGATGGAGGACGCCTGGTGGGGCCCGGCGATCCCGATCCCCGGACAGCCCTACTTCTGCCTCGCCGAACGCACCCTGCCCGGCGGGCTGCTGGTGAACGGCTCCGGCCGGCGCTTCGTCAACGAGGCCGCGCCCTACAGCGACGTCGTGCACACCATGTACGACGTCCAGGACACCGACCCGGCCATCCCGTGCTGGCTGATCGTCGACCAGAACTACCGCAACCGGTACCTCTTCAAGGACGTCCTGCCGGCCCTGCCCTTCCCCGGCACCTGGTACGACTCCGGGGCCGCGCACAAGGAGTGGACCCTGGACGCCCTGGCGGCCTCGATCGGCGTCCCCGCGGCGGCCCTGCGCACCAGCGTGAACCGCTTCAACGCCCAGGCGCGCCGGGGCGAGGACCCCGACTTCCACCGGGGCGACAGCGCCTACGACCACTACTACACGGACCCGTCGGTCCTCCCCAACTCCTGTCTGGCCCCCCTCTGGCTGCCCCCGTACCACGCCTTCCGCATCGTCCCCGGCGACCTCGGCACCAAGGGCGGACTGCGCACGGACGCCCGGGCCCGGGTGCTGCGCGAGGACGGCTCGGTGATCCCCGGCCTGTACGCGGCGGGCAACGCCAGCGCGGCCGTCATGGGCCACAGCTACGCCGGCGCGGGGTCGACGATCGGCCCGGCGATGACGTTCGGGTACATCGCGGCGCGGGACATCGCGGGGGTGCTCTAG